The proteins below come from a single Oncorhynchus gorbuscha isolate QuinsamMale2020 ecotype Even-year linkage group LG12, OgorEven_v1.0, whole genome shotgun sequence genomic window:
- the LOC123991628 gene encoding uncharacterized protein LOC123991628 isoform X1 yields MVQSTMERREVPRMMRYYTITTGNTMDSHVQFMRQLGGGFTEVMSPEQSDVIMAFCPIVSRAGTDIEAALQQIPEGKDVILVVLHHYFNPECTVPDSSRLVTRSNVILTVDCLFHESKGGLLNCPRNKAAVGNILNRLNRKPEVVDIGMDIPDHRNRPHTFLQGMSGMVRFFIFVVGNTLGAHVDLTRHLVIRGGCTEVMPQEESDVIMAFCPIVSRAGTDIEAALQQIPAGKPVILVVLHHTFSPDYTVPDSSRLVTRGDVILTVDCLFHESQGLLECHRNEAAVKEILKKLNIHPETDSGSVCMGLLMMVCSWILDCIRAVRRC; encoded by the exons ATGGTTCA ATCTACAATGGAACGCAGAG AGGTGCCAAGGATGATGAGGtactacaccatcaccactggcAATACTATGGATTCCCATGTCCAATTTATGAGACAACTTGGAGGAGGCTTCACTGAAGTGATGTCACCAGAGCAGAGTGATGTCATCATGGCTTTCTGTCCCATCGTCTCTCGTGCTGGTACTGATATTGAGGCAGCACTGCAGCAGATTCCAG AGGGTAAAGATGTCATTCTGGTAGTCCTGCATCACTATTTTAAcccagaatgcactgtacctgACAGCAGCAGACTAGTGACCAGAAGTAATGTAATACTCACAGTGGATTGTCTGTTCCATGAGAGTAAGGGAggactactgaactgtcctcgcAACAAAGCAGCAGTTGGTAACATTCTGAACCGGCTGAACAGGAAGCCAGAG GTGGTAGATATCGGCATGGACATCCCTGATCACAGAAACAGGCCA CATACATTTCTTCAAG GGATGTCAGGAATGGTGAGATTCTTCATATTTGTGGTTGGCAATACCTTGGGTGCTCATGTGGATTTGACAAGACATCTCGTCATCAGAGGAGGCTGTACTGAAGTGATGCCACAAGAGGAGAGTGACGTCATCATGGCTTTCTGTCCCATCGTCTCTCGTGCTGGGACTGATATTGAAGCAGCACTGCAGCAGATTCCTG CTGGGAAACCTGTCATTCTGGTAGTACTGCACCACACCTTCAGCCCAGACTACACTGTACCTGACAGCAGCAGACTAGTGACTAGAGGTGATGTAATACTCACAGTGGACTGTCTCTTCCATGAGAGCCAGGGACTATTGGAGTGTCATCGCAATGAAGCAGCAGTCAAAGAGATTCTGAAGAAGCTTAATATACATCCTGAG ACCGATTCTGGATCTGTCTGTATGGGTCTGCTCATG ATGGTGTGTTCCTGGATCCTTGATTGCATCAGGGCAGTCAGGCGTT GTTGA
- the LOC123991628 gene encoding uncharacterized protein LOC123991628 isoform X2 has translation MVQEVPRMMRYYTITTGNTMDSHVQFMRQLGGGFTEVMSPEQSDVIMAFCPIVSRAGTDIEAALQQIPEGKDVILVVLHHYFNPECTVPDSSRLVTRSNVILTVDCLFHESKGGLLNCPRNKAAVGNILNRLNRKPEVVDIGMDIPDHRNRPHTFLQGMSGMVRFFIFVVGNTLGAHVDLTRHLVIRGGCTEVMPQEESDVIMAFCPIVSRAGTDIEAALQQIPAGKPVILVVLHHTFSPDYTVPDSSRLVTRGDVILTVDCLFHESQGLLECHRNEAAVKEILKKLNIHPETDSGSVCMGLLMMVCSWILDCIRAVRRC, from the exons ATGGTTCA AGAGGTGCCAAGGATGATGAGGtactacaccatcaccactggcAATACTATGGATTCCCATGTCCAATTTATGAGACAACTTGGAGGAGGCTTCACTGAAGTGATGTCACCAGAGCAGAGTGATGTCATCATGGCTTTCTGTCCCATCGTCTCTCGTGCTGGTACTGATATTGAGGCAGCACTGCAGCAGATTCCAG AGGGTAAAGATGTCATTCTGGTAGTCCTGCATCACTATTTTAAcccagaatgcactgtacctgACAGCAGCAGACTAGTGACCAGAAGTAATGTAATACTCACAGTGGATTGTCTGTTCCATGAGAGTAAGGGAggactactgaactgtcctcgcAACAAAGCAGCAGTTGGTAACATTCTGAACCGGCTGAACAGGAAGCCAGAG GTGGTAGATATCGGCATGGACATCCCTGATCACAGAAACAGGCCA CATACATTTCTTCAAG GGATGTCAGGAATGGTGAGATTCTTCATATTTGTGGTTGGCAATACCTTGGGTGCTCATGTGGATTTGACAAGACATCTCGTCATCAGAGGAGGCTGTACTGAAGTGATGCCACAAGAGGAGAGTGACGTCATCATGGCTTTCTGTCCCATCGTCTCTCGTGCTGGGACTGATATTGAAGCAGCACTGCAGCAGATTCCTG CTGGGAAACCTGTCATTCTGGTAGTACTGCACCACACCTTCAGCCCAGACTACACTGTACCTGACAGCAGCAGACTAGTGACTAGAGGTGATGTAATACTCACAGTGGACTGTCTCTTCCATGAGAGCCAGGGACTATTGGAGTGTCATCGCAATGAAGCAGCAGTCAAAGAGATTCTGAAGAAGCTTAATATACATCCTGAG ACCGATTCTGGATCTGTCTGTATGGGTCTGCTCATG ATGGTGTGTTCCTGGATCCTTGATTGCATCAGGGCAGTCAGGCGTT GTTGA